TAAGGTGCTGTTTCAACATCTGATATGGTAGGTTCAATGCAGATGAACACATTTAggatcagatttatcaagggtcgaattgaaaattctaatttgaaattctaattttcaagttttttttaaggccaaaactgtcaaattcgactagggaaatattcactttttttaattcaatttaagaactcaaattcgactattcaccacctaaaacctgccgaattgctgtttaagtcaatgggaagcatcctgggatcaatttggagttctttgcagccttcctaacttttgaggttttttttaagaaaaaactcgaatcgagttttaaaaactcgaatctaatttgattaaaattcgtTTTGAGTTtccgggtcgatcctattcaccagagtttaacaaattcgatttttttttataaattttgactggtcgaatttcaagttcatgggagtttttaaaaacatgaattcaaaatttgtcctttgataaatatgcctcccagtgttgaaaaagtttttgttttttttcacatacaTCATAATTGCAACAGTCACTTAGTTaactaatataaattatttttttgagaatgagaataatattattttgttattaactAAAGATTGATAAATAAACTTTTTCCAAAACTATACCTGCAGGAACTtgacttccatcttcttcttttagaAGTTCTAACAAGCAGGACTCTCATTACTCCTTGTACTAGTATTTGTACATCGATACGTTTTGATgtatatccagaaacccgtttgCCAGACTCTGAACTACTTGTGCCAATTCGTAGGTACCTCCCCCCCCTGtgattatatatgtataactgCCTGATACCCTTGGCCGGTATCAGATACTGTAATTAGAAAACTGGCCTTGGGGTTCTTCTCAGTGATTACCATGGAGCAAtcttcttcttccacttcttcattCATTATTGGCCCCAGGTGAAGGCATGCATAGTAgagtgaaaaagtttttttttttaattatagttcaACATTTCACGCAACTGCACATCTGCATCCACACAAAAAGTTAATTGCTTTGTGGTGCCCGCTGAAAAGTACCCCAAAGAGGTGCAGTTTTCAGGAGCCCCAACCTAGGGTGTCAGGTAAGggattataattagtgatgggtgaatttcttcaGTGAAACTCGAATTTTGCCGCCCATGTCAATTCGCGCCAATTTTTATGCcagcgttaaaggagaaggaaagctacggaggcattttattgccaatagattagctgcaatagtgcaagctagaatgctatatttattctgtagaatattttagcatacctgtgtaaaaagctcaagaaactctctgtttgtttagtataggagctgcagtattaatgtggtgtgacatcacttcctgcctgagtctctccctgctctgggctcagattacagtagagaagggaggggtggggaagaggagcaaactgagcatgctcttgcccagggcaaggagatttaagctgaaaacaggaagtcggatacagaagcccatgagtacacaaaagaaggaaagaaatgcagtgtttcttttgacagaagactcagagcagcattactttgggggtttactggtatatttagagggacctttctgataaggcttatttagttttaacctttccttctcctttaaagtcaataggcgtccgaatagtgttgatgcacagCAGTTTtaacgcaagcgacttttccgatgTCCAATTTTATATTgatgcgtccatttttttttgttattcgccagcggcgaaatgaggaaattcgcagcaaattcgcatCTGCCGCAtgtattcgctcatcactaattataatcacccccagtgatttaacctttccttccctGCATTtccataatataatacattttacatcttTGGCACATTAAAcggaaaacaaatgtaaaataggCAGAATACGTTTTACCTTTTAAGAAGTTGTTTTTCCTTCCAATGAGGATGATTCTGTGTATAAGCAGCAGGAGGAAAACAAAAGCTATTCCAATATACACCACAACGTAACAGGAGATTCTACCttaaacaaaaaataacttgTTTGAAATTATTATTTCACAATTACTACTGCtaataatattatacaatattaatattgtctacaatatattaacatttatatattatatatattaaagtccTTTGCACATTTTGGTGCTCTTACACTTCCAATGGTCTTGGTAAATGAATGTGATAAATTAATTTTGGGTTTTTCATGTAAATGCATATACATCCCCTCAACTGGACAACATCATGGGCATTGCCATCAGTGGTATTGCCTGAGGTttagttttaatttgttttatacattatagtcattatcatttttaatacattataggCATTATGTCAGACAGCTTTGATGAAActcaaaggggtggttgaccttgtAAATGAGTAACAAAATAATATGCCAAACCCATGGATAAGTAGCAGTAACTATAGTTACTCAGGGTGTTGGTCAAACAGTGGTGGAATCAGCTAGGATTTCCTACAAAGAGCATCCTTCCCATGCATGCATGTAATGTGTGGTCTACACAGTATTTACCTTTCATTGCAGGAAATGTGGCATTATAGACCCTTTCACTGGAAATCTCTTCAATCGAACAAGAAATATTATAATACAGAGCATCTCTCTTCTTCACAACAATCAGGCTCCAATAACTACCATCAAGGTCTAATGAGTCCAGACCCTCTAATTGTTTCCCATGAAGGTGCCATCGAACTGGATTCCATTTGTCAGACCAACCACGTATAACACATAAAAGTATGACTGATCCAGTATCTGTGACCTCCTCTTCCACTGGCCCCAATAAAGAGATGGTTGGTTCCACAAAAGGATCTGGAAGAATACAAAGATATGAGGTCTGATTGACCAAGTGCAGGGAGGATGTAAATAGCAAAAATCAGGCGAAAGCTGCTCTGCACTTTTTAAATTGATGCATGTCTTTTGAATGTGGTGCTGAGGCctacatgcaaaaaaataaaaaaaatttaaaaacctgAATATTACACTTCAAATTGGAatagggaaatctgccattgacttatacatgacctcgacaggtttgagatggcggattttcagatttgggctttttgcagcattggggtataacaaatctctgaaaatttgaggggttttttttttatgaaatatttgagttttttcccaaaaactcagaacagaaaaaatcgaggtttgaAAAATAATCGCTGAAATGTCCATCTTTTTGACgcacatattcttttttttggcGCTTGGCGCCATTCAAGTCTctgggcatcattttcacagcgaaaaatgaaggaaaaatttgctcatccctaaacTAACTATCATCACTAATCACCCTCTGCTTGTAACATAAAAACATTACCTGTAACTATCAAGATCTTTGCAATATCGAACTTGGGGTCCATTGCTGCTGTAGTGCAATAGTAAATTCCAGCATCTGATAATGACATGTTATTGATGGTCAATGTATTGAATGAGTTTGATTTGCAATCAGCggaatatttatggtttttgggggTCCCAAAGGACTGACAAAAACTAAATGGGATCTCAATAAATTGTCCTTCTCTGTCTTCTTTATACCACTGGGCAGAGAACTGGAGTCCTTTACAGGTCATAGTAACTGAGCCACCAGGCTGTTCAAACAGAAGCAAATCCTTTGTTCGAGTATTAAAATCGAATGCGGTGACACCTGCACAGTAAAATATTAGAGAATTACAGGCATCTGGCTTGTCCATAGTACATCACACAAGAGATACGAAATTATGAATATTATTAGAACTATCAATGAATTTTTAGATAATTTAAAAAGAGataggtactgtatataaacatgaGTATGGTCTGTGTACAGCAGAGACCACAGGACTGCTTGTTAACCAGCATCAGAAGTACaacccagtagtgatgggcgaataaatccaccaggcgcgaatttgcagtgaatttccgtgtttcgccgtcagcaaataaattcgacggcaaaaaaatccaaaaatttgggtgcgcatcagaatagtcacgcgcataaaaatttgGTTGaggcacgtcaaaataatttttacacccattgacttcaatttgttacgcggattttttgcagtttcgtgaatttcctgtAAACTTGTGCagagaagcgaaacaggacaaattcgcccatcactacagcccAGCTGTGTGACAATTAGGGACGAGTATAAACGTGTCTAAAAATGGCAACAACAATATACCTTGCATGCAATCCAGTCCAGATAGGTGTACAAAAATCAACATATTCACATCATAATGACAAACAAAAATattcaggtttcaaaattaaaatgtgcTTATACATGTTGCACagatctaggggcacatttactaagggtcaaagtgaatacgagggaattttcgaagtaaaaaaattcaaagtaattttttggataggaTAGGACCATcggataggatactacgacttcgaatttactttgattcgaagtaaaaatcgttcgaatattcaaccattcaataatcaaagtactgtctctttaaaaaaacttcgacttcaatacttcgccaagtgctatgttagcctatggggaccttctacaatcattttctaagtctttacacatcgaataaaaatcgttcgatcgatcgctg
The sequence above is a segment of the Xenopus laevis strain J_2021 chromosome 8L, Xenopus_laevis_v10.1, whole genome shotgun sequence genome. Coding sequences within it:
- the LOC121396922 gene encoding uncharacterized protein LOC121396922; its protein translation is MLVWALVVCLKCVTAFDFNTRTKDLLLFEQPGGSVTMTCKGLQFSAQWYKEDREGQFIEIPFSFCQSFGTPKNHKYSADCKSNSFNTLTINNMSLSDAGIYYCTTAAMDPKFDIAKILIVTDPFVEPTISLLGPVEEEVTDTGSVILLCVIRGWSDKWNPVRWHLHGKQLEGLDSLDLDGSYWSLIVVKKRDALYYNISCSIEEISSERVYNATFPAMKGRISCYVVVYIGIAFVFLLLLIHRIILIGRKNNFLKGSVVERNAETVIYTEVKQSQNQHDET